Genomic segment of Saprospira sp. CCB-QB6:
TTATAAGGGCCGTGTGCCCGCTCGTTCTGTCGTGATTCCTGGTAGTTATACCAAGGAGTTCCCCGCAGGCAGCTATCAGGTGCCTTGCGCCCTCATTATTGGCAAGCGCAAAGAGAGCACAGACAAAAAGACTTCGCTCAACGATGCCCTTCGGGAGCATAATGTAGCAGTTTAATTATTTTTTTGGGGCCTGCCGCCTTCGGCGGCCGGGCCCCTACAAGGCTCGCAAGCTTGCTCGGCCCTGCGCGGGCTTCGCCCGCTGGGTCTGGCCTGCGGCCACCTTTTTGGGCCCCTAGGCCTGCGGCCCTTCGGGCCTGTAGGACGCCAATGCGGTATTCGTCGCTGCGCTCCTCATTCGCTCATAGATCCCGCCCACCCACCCCTCTGCGGGATTCCTTAAGGAATCCCTTGGGGAGGCTGGCCAAAAAAAACGCCTGAGATATCTATCTCAGGCGTTTCTATTTTCCTTCCTACAGCTCCAAAATCACTTATTTATTCTGCTCATACACCTCTTGAGGAAGGCGAGCTGCAGTGCGACCACGAACTACTCTAGCGCGGCTGCGGCTTTGGTCCAAAATATCATTTGTACTTTGCAGCTCTACCTCATTCCATTTGCTGCTGCTTCCTTTAGCGCTAGCTTCAGGCGTTTTGGGCAATTCAGCCTTGGGGGTAGAGATTTCTTCTTTAGCCAACTTAGTCGCAGGCTGGGCCGTAATAGGTGCCGAGCTAGCTATTGATTTTTCGTCATTCAGTGGTTCTGTTGAAGCAGCGCCCACAAAACCATAACTTCTAAGGCGGCGGCCACGGCTACGGTCCTCCAAAGCGGGACGTTCAATCGCTTGGCGGCGTTTTTCCATCTCTGCTTTTTGTTCTGCCTTAGGTTGTGCTCTAATCGTTTCCTCTTCAAGCAAAACCGTTTTGCCATCAATATTCGTATAGCGGCGGCGAGCGGCTACAGCACCAGCCTGAGGTACCTTCGCGGCAAGCTCAGTATTACTGGCTGTACCTAGATAAACAGAAGAAGTTTTAGCCTCTTGTTTTTCATTGAGCCCCACCACTTTTAGGGCGGCAATAGAAATACCCGAAACTTGCTTCTTCTGGCTAACTAATAGGTCCGCATTCACTCGATGCTCTCTCAGGCCAATTAGGTCGCCAGCATAAGGTTGATAGTCAGCGGGCAATTCGTTCCAGAACAAAATATCGGCCACAGAACAGCGGTAAGCCTTGGCCAAACGCTTAAGATCTTGAGGCGACTGAATACGGCGAACGGCACGGAGCGGATTCTCTTTTTGCATCTCTAGGACGCGGTTAAAAGCGCGAGTGTAAGCTCTTTCTTGGGCCACAATGCGGGCGGGAAGGAGCAAAATTTGAGCATCCTTATCCTTAGGTACATAATTGCGTCGATAAGAAGGGTTGAGCAGCTTCAAGGTATCCAAACTAATGTCAAAATCAGTAGCCAATTTGCGCAAAGATTGCCCGCCATCAATATGTAAAGTATCGGTAAGGACTAAATCCTGGGGCATATCTTGAGGAATCAACTGATGCTCCTGATAATATTCGCCCACATAAACCATAGCCATAAAGAAAGGCACATAACGCTGCGTTTCTCTAGGCAAATATTGACGAGCAGCCCAGAAATTCTTGCTGCCAGCTCGTTTTACTGCGCGATCTACTCGGACAGGCCCACAGTTATAAGCGGCCATGGCCAAGGCCCAATCGCCATAGCGATCATACAAACGGCGAAGTAATTGAGCCGCTGCCTCAGAGGCTTTATGCGTATCGCTGCGCTCATCTACATAAGTATTGATCCGCAAATCGAAAATGCGGCCCGAACTAGGAATAAACTGCCAAAGTCCCACCGCACTAGCAATAGAGCGAGCTGTGGGATTCAGATGAGATTCTACAATGGCTAAATATTTCAAGTGGTGAGGGACATCATGGGCAGCCAAATGCTCCTCAAAAATGGGGAAGTACATTTTACTGCGGCCCAAAATAGCCTCGGTACTGCTGCGGTATTTTCCCGTGCGAATCAAAATTCGCTCTTTGGTCAAAGGATCAAGGCGGTAGTCAATGGCACCAGAAAGGGCTTTGAGCCGATCTTGATATTCTGTATCCGAAAACTCTGGAAAGTCATTGAGCAAGCTAGTCATCAGCTGGCTCAAGCTATCCACAAAGGGAGCATCTGCTTGAAAACTATTGGGAATGAGGTCCTTGTCTGGAGAGGCCTGCAGTTGCCCTTGTCCAAAGGTGAACAAAAAGGCAAAAATAAATAGGCGGTAGAAAGTCCGTCTCATAAGATCTTAAATTGATATCGAACAAAAACTTGCAAAAAGAAAAAAGGACATAAAGCCCAAGCAAGCTCTAGTGAAAATTCACTAAATCGTTTGAAAATGGGGTAGGGTGATCAAAACAGGTCTAATTTATCATTTTTTTTGAGAAATTAGTTGCAATGACTTGATTTTAAGCTTAAAAGCCCCTAGCATAAATAGGAAATGGTAACTTCCACAACAATTTGTTGCAAAAGTTACCATTTTAAGCCTAAAGAGTAGTAGAAAAAATCAACTTAAGATTTTTCATACTCTTTTTTGTTCTCCTTGGGTTCTTCGTTAATGCCAGCTTCTAGTTCTTTAGATACTTTATTTTTAGCATCGTTGAACTCGCGGATTCCACTTCCCAAACCACGCATGAGTTCAGGAATTTTTTTACCGCCGAAAAGTAGAAGAATGGCCACTAAAACGATGATCATTTCTGGACCGAAGAAGCTCAATAATAATATAGCGTTCATAAGGCAATGATGATTTATATGCACTTAGATAGTGAATGCCACTAAAGGTTGAATCCCCCCCCCTTAGATTTTCTGGCGCTCAATACTTTGGCAAAGGTACAGTATTTTTTTTGATTGAAAGAATTTCCCCCCTCAGGCTTCCCTTTTCGCTATGTTAAAGCTATATCAACCTAATTATTAGGCAAATAGTAAAGGACCGAGGCCTTCTCTTGCTGAAAGAGAAACTGGGCTTGCAACTGAAGCTGCTTGGCCGTTATCTGCTGATAATAATCGGCCTCTTCATTGATTAACTGCGCCTGACCCAATAATTCATAATATCCCAAACTCAAGGCTTTCTGAAATGGCCGAATTTCCCCAAATAAGAGGTTGTGCTCGGTGTTGTTTTGCAACTTTTGTAGCTGCTCTTCACTAATCGGCTGAGCCTTAAATTCTTCCAAAGCCGCCCAAACGGCCTGCTCAGCTTCCTCAATGCCTACTCCATCTTGCAATTTGCCCTCTATCACAAAAAGCCCAGCTTCTACCGTGCCCGTAATGTATACATCCAACTCGCTAAAGAGCTTTTGCTGCTTGACCAATTGCCGAACCAGCAATGAAGAATCACTCAAACCCAATATATCCGATAAAAGATCTTCTAAGTAATAGGCCGTTTCTAAACGAGCCGCCGCCGGAAAGGCGATGTAAAGGGCCGCATCGGTCACATTGGCCCGATGCACTTTTTTGCGCGCGACTAATTGTGGCGGCTCGGCCGCATAGGCTGGCCGCTTGACCGGCCCCCTCGGAATATGCCCAAACCAATGCTCCACCCGCTCCAATACTTCTTCGGCCTTGATGTTGCCCGAAATCGATAAAACGGCATTGTTGGGACAATAGTAGTTGTCATAAAATTCACGAACTTCATCCAAGGAAGCCGCCTCAATATGCTCAAAACTTTCCCCGATAACGGGCCGCTTATAAGGATGTTCCTTAAAGGCTAAATCACCCAAAATATGCCACAAATCTCCATAGGGCTCTTCCAAACAACTTTCCTTAAATTCCTCCACCACAACTCGCTTTTCCTTTTGCAAAGGCTGCGGCTCAATACAAAGGTTTTGCATGCGGTCCGCTTCCAACCAAAGCCCCAAATCTAGATTTTGATAAGGCAAAATGTCATAAAAAACGGTCATATCTTGGTTGGTAAAGGCATTGTTTTCGCCCCCCGCCAATTGTATTAATTGATCAAAATTGGGCGCATGCTGAGAACCCGCAAACATCAAATGCTCAAATAAATGCGCAAAGCCACTACGGCCCGGCAATTCATCCTTGCTCCCCACTTCATAGTTCATACAAAGCGTAAGCATAGGGCTACTCGGATCTTCCTGCAATAATACACGCAAGCCGTTCGCTAGCTGATATCGTTTATAATTAATCATCTTTTTAATCGTTTTTGGGGCCTCCCGCCTGCGGCGGGCGGTTACTCCCGTTGGTCGTCGAACTGCGGCCTAAAGGCCTTGTTGTCGTTTACTTCATCGAACTGGCGCCTCTTCGAGGCTGGTTGTCGCAGCTCGCTGCTGTTTTGGGGCCTCCGCAGCAAAGCTGCGGCGCTACGTTTCGCAGCTCGCTATTCGCTCGGCCCTGCGCAGGCAAAGCCTGCTTGGTCTGGCCTGCGGCCACTGCTGCACATCGCTAGGCCATAGGACCAGCCAACATTAACTTTAAAAACCCGCCGCTTGGCCCCTTGTTGATGCTCTGCCCAACATAACGCAAGAAAAGCAGCAAAGTTTGATTATCTTACTCTATCTAAGGTAAGACTAAATTTTTAACTAATGACGAATAAAGCCTACCCCAAGTTATTTAATGACCCACTTTATGGATTAATAGAGCTTCCTAAGGGCCTTTTGCTGGACCTTGTCGAGCATCCTTATTATCAACGCCTGCGGCGCATTGGGCAGTTGGGCTGGGCGCATTATGTTTATCCCGGCGCCACCCACAGCCGATTTAGCCACTGCTTAGGCGCCTACTATTTGATGCGGAAAGCCCTGGGCCATTTAGAACGCAAAGGAGTAGAACTTTCAGAGGCGGAAATTGAGGCTTGCTCTGCCGCCATTTTATTACATGATTTGGGCCATGGCCCCTTTTCGCATAGCCTAGAACACGAACTGCTCGATATTGCGCATGAAGAAATTTCTCTGGCCCTTATGCTTTCCCTAAATGAGCAGTTAGATGGCCGTTTAGATTTGGCTATTTCCATTTTTAAAGGAGAATATAAACGGCCCTTTTTACAGCAGTTGGTCAGTGGCCAACTGGATATGGACCGCATGGATTATCTCAATCGAGATAGCTTTTATACGGGCGTAGCCGATGGTATTGTGAGCTATGATCGCCTTTGCCAATTATTAACGGTAGTGGATGAGCAACTGGTTTTGGAACAAAAGGCCATTTATTCTATTGAGCGCTTTTTGATGGCTCGCCGACTGATGTATTGGCAGGTCTATTTGCACAAAAACAGCATTTCGACCAGCCAACAATGCCTAAAAATGATGCAGCGAGCAAGGCAGCTCAAACAGCAGGGCAAAAATTGGCCAATTTCTTCGGCCTTAGCTTTTTTCTTGGAGCACAAACGCAGCAAGGCCGAGTTTTGGGCCAATCCCAAGCCCATTTTGGCCCAATTCAATCAATTGGACGATAGCGATATTTATCAGGCGATAAAGTGTTTTGCCCAAGATGATGATTTTGTCTTGTCCTTTTTGGCCAAAGGGCTGCTCAATCGGCAGCTATTTAAAATAGAGTTGCAAAACCAGGCCTTTGGTCCAGAACAGTTAGCGGAAATAGGAGAGGAGCTCTTGAAAAAATACCCAATTGGTCCAGAAGAACTGCCCTTTTTGCTTTATCAGGGGCAGCAAGAACTAAAAGCCTATACGGTTAAGCAAAAAGCAATTTTGGTCCAAAACAAAGCGAATCAATTGTTGCCGCTTTCGGCTTGGCCAGAATTGGAGCTGCCCACCAAAGTATTGCGGAAATATTATCTGTCTTATCCCAAGCTTTAATTTGGCATTTCTGGGGCCAGAAGAATTGGAAAATGGGGATTGAGCAGCGATATCGGGCTTGGCCTAGCGATGTGCAGCAGTGGCCGCAGGCCAGACCAAGCAGGCTTTGCCTGCGCAGGGCCGAGCGAATAGCGAGCTGCGAAACGTAGCGCCGCAGCTTTGCTGCGGAGGCCCCAAAACAGCAGCGAGCTGCGACAACCAGCCTCAAAGAGGCGCCAGTTCGATGAAGTAAACGACAACAAGGCCTTTAGGCCGCAGTTCGACGACCAACGGGAGTAACCGCCCGCCGCAGGCGGGAGGCCCCTAAAAAAGCCTATTATTATAAAAATGTTTATGTTTAATAGCTGAAGGTCGAATAAGTGGATGAAAAAGCGGTGCTTGTATTTTTTTTGGGGCAAAATCATTTTAAATTGTAGAGCCTTAACAGTTTTTTTATTTTTGTAAACTGTAAACACATTTAAAATCTAAGCGACTGCTACTATATGAAATCTTTATACCTCAACTTTTTGTGGGCTGCATTGCTGGCCTTCCCTCAATTTTTATTGGCCCAAGATTATCCTCCTGATGCAGAGCCTGGTAAGTGTTACGCCAAATGTTTGATTCCGGATGAGTATGAAAATATTACGGAAGAGATTTTGGTCAAGCAAGCGACACAGCGGATAGAAATTGTGCCTGCTACTTTTGAGGAAGTGGAAGAGCGGGTAGAAGTCAAGGCGGCTTCTACGCGAATAGAGGTGATTCCAGCGGTATTTGAGAGCCGAGAAGAGAAGGTAGAAGTCAAGGCGGCCAGCATTCGTTTGGAGCCTGTTGCTGCTCGTTATGAGCAGGTTGCAGAAGAGGTAGAGATTCGTCCTTCAGAGATTAAATTGGAAGAAGTACCGGCTGAATATGAAACCGTAACCGAGCAAATTCAGGTAGCGCCAGCGACCACTAAATGGGTGCGTAGAAAAGGCGATAAAAACTGTTTGTCGGCTAATCCAGAAGATTGTATGGTTTGGTGTTTGGTGGAAGTACCAGCGACCTATGAAACGGTGACCAAAACGGTTTTGAAAACGCCGCCAACAACCAAAGAAACCGTGATTCCAGCCGAGTATAAAACCGTGAAAAAAACGGTTATGGTAGAGGGTCCGACCACCAAGGAAATTGAAGTACCTGCAGAATATGTGACCATTAAGAAAACGATTATGGTTAAGCCGCCAGAAACTCGAGTGATTGAGTTGCCAGCGGAATACAAAACCATCAAGCGCCGTATTATGACGGCTCCAGCACAGACGAAAATAGTGGAAGTGCCTAGTGAATTTAAGACCGTAACGAATCGTCGTTTGGTTACGCCTGGTGGTTATTCTGATTGGCGCGAGGTACTTTGTCAAAATAAGATTGATGAGGTGAAAATTCAGGAAATTCAGACTGCGCTTCGTCGCAAGGGCTATGATCCTGGTCCCTCAGATAATATTTTTGGGATCAAGACCAAAACGGCTCTTATTCAGTTTCAAAAAGATAATGGCTTACCTGTAGGGCAACTTGATTTTGAAACCCTCAAAGCCTTGGGTGTTTCTTATTAAGTCAAAGCTCTTGAAGATTTAGAAAAAGCTCCTTTAGGGAGCTTTTTTTTGGGACCTTAACAAGAGTTTTTGAGTTTATTTTTCAGGAGATCAAGATTATCGCTTACATTTGTTTAGAATAAATCTAAAGAAGGGAATATGAGTACAATAAAAGTAGAACAGACGGTATTCGAGACAATTAAAAACCGTCGATCTGTTTATCCTGAGGTCTTTACGGATGAGCCAGTGACTAAGGAGGAGTTAGAGCAGCTTTTAGAGATGGCGAATTATGCGCCCAATCATAAATTGACGCAGCCTTGGCGCTTTAAAGTTGCTGCCGGGGATCAGAAAACAGCTTTTGTAGAAACCATGGTTGCTGCTTATGAGGCTGCGGTTCCCGTAGAAAAGCAATTGCCCAAAAAGCCTAGAAAAATGCGCAAGCGGGCCCATAAAAGTAGCTTTATGGTGGCTATTTGTATGCAACGAGACCCGAAAGCAAGTTTGCCCGAATGGGAAGAGCTAGCGGCTATGTCTATGGCTGTTCAAAATATTTGGTTGGCTGGAGAAGCGATGGGCATTGGGATGTATTGGGCAAGCCCAGGTTTTGTGGCTCGTCCCGAAATTCGAGAGTTTTTGCAATTGGCGGAAGGGGAAAGCTGCTATGGCTTGCTTTTCATTGGCCGTAAGCCAGAAGATGTAGAGTTTACTTCTAGCCGAACACCAATGAGTGAAAAAGTGAGTTGGATTTAAATTGAGCCGCTAAAAAGGCCAAAAACTGCAGTTTTTGGCCTTTTTACTTTTCTCTTGGACTCGTTAGAAAAAAATTGGCAGTTAAAAAGCAAAAACTTACCTTTATAAGGCACTACCACAGCTGATTTTTTTCTTCAGAATATCCACTATGAGAGCCTTTTATATCTTACTTCCCATTTTAGCTATTAGCCTGGCTAGTAGTTCTTGTATTTTTAGTGACCTTTTTGGAGCAGGCAAACAGGAGTTTGTAGCTGATACTGTGGTTGCTGTGCCCTCTATTAAAGACATTCGGGTACAATTTCTATTGACGGACACAACGAATGATGTGGTTCGTTATTGGAGCGATCGCTCTGGCCGCCCAATTTACCAGCGCTCAGAGGAGAGTTTTATTGGCCAAAAAAGAGATGGCTTTCAGCGAGAATGGAATGAAGACGGAATTCTTATTTTAGAGGCCCAATGGAATAAAGGCTTGCCTATTGAATACCGCATTGAGCGTTATGATGATGGTTCTCTCAAGCGAAAGGTATTGTACAATAGCCAAAAAGGATATGCGCGTTATGAAGTGAATTTTCATCCCAATGGCCGCCTAAAAACAGACACAATTCTCTATAATGAGGGCGTAAAAGAAGGTAAGATCAATTATTATGACACGGCTGGCGTTTTGGTTGAACAGCACATCTTTGCCGAGAATGAATTGGTCGGAATTGAGATCTTTAGAGCCGAATTTGAAAATGTATTTAATAAGGTCGCTTACTTAGAGCGCTCTTTGGTCCAAGATTCTATTGAAGCAATCCGCCAAGATTCTGTTTTCCGAAGAGTATTGGGCGATGTTGATCCCGCCGCCGCTAAAGCCGGTGCTGGAATCGCCTGGAAGAATGATTATAATGAACTAGAAAATCTCCGCTACTTAGAGGGCCTAATGCATCCCGAAAAACGCCTAGCCGATAGCGCTAGAGCCGATAGTCTGCGGAACTTAAATTCAACTGATGAAGAATAAACAAATTGCCATTATGGGCTGTGGCTGGCTAGGAGCTCCCTTAGCCGAAAAACTTTTGGCCGAAGGCTGGGAGGTTTACGGTAGCAGCCGATCTTTGGCCAATTTAGAAGGGCTTCAGGCTTTAGGCCTGAAGCCCTTTCGCATGGAATTGCCTGAAACGCTTCCCGCTGCAGCTGATCCCATTTGGCAGCTGCCTTATTATATTGTCAATTTGCCTCCCACTCCTTTTATGGAGTTCGGCCCTTTGGCTTATGCCCAAAGTATGGCTCTATTGGCGGAGCGAATGCCTCGGGGCGCAAAGCTCTTTTTTGTGTCTAGCACTGGGGTCTATGGCCCACAAAAAGGAGCTGTTTTAGAGACGAATAATTGTCGTCCAGCTCATGCTCGTTCTCAGGCCGTATTGGCTGCAGAGGAGGCTTTGGCCCCTTATCGCTCAAAGCTCGATTTGAGCATTTTGCGTTTTGGTGGACTCATTGGCGGGCCCCGAAAGGCGGGCCGTTTCTTGGCGGGCAAAAAGGAGGTTCCTCAGCCTTTTCGGCATCTGAATTTGATTCATCGCAGCGATTGTCTAGGCATTTTTTCGGCTCTTTTGGCCAAAGAAAATTGCCCCGCTTTGCTAAATGTTTGTGCGCCCAAACACCCTTTTGCCCAAGATTTTTATCCCAAACGGGCCAAATTGTTGGGCTTGGAGCCCCCTAGCTTTTTGCCGCCCGCTCCCCATGAAAAAGAAGAGGCCAGCTATATTGCTACAGCGGCCCTTCAGCAGTTTTTACCTGATTATATCTGGCAATATCCCGATCCCAACGAGTTCCCTTAAGGTTTTTATTTGGGGCTGCCCCTTCCGCCGGGTTGAAACCCAGCGTAAAGCGATACAAAATGAGGGTTAAAACCCTCATGAATTATCGGTCGGGTCGGGCTGTGTCGCAGCTCGCTGATCGCTCGGCCCTGCGGCGGCTTTGCCGCCTTGGTCTGGCCTGCGGCCACTGCTGTCCATCCCTCAGCCGCGGGCCTGCGGCCCTTTGCGGCGGCTTTGCCGCCTGCAAACCGCAAAAATGGTATTCGTCGCTGCGCTCCTCATGCCTAGTTATTTACCCGCCCACCCACCCCTCTGCGGGATTCCTTAAGGAATCCCAGGGGGGCTGGGCCAATTTATTTACTGCCCTAGCGCTTCATAGCAAGCATTCAAACGGCCAGTAATAGCAGGATTTTCTGGGGCCAGCTTTTTCGCTGCCTGAAAATATTGAATGGCTACAGCATACTGCTTCTCTTCGGCCAAAAGCACCCCAATACCAAAGAGCGACTCCAAGTTTTCAGGCGCTAGGGCTAGTGCTTGCTCAAAAGCCATTTTTCCTGTTTTAAAAGCTTGGGCTTTTTGTTCTGCTGTACTTTTGGGGTCTAGGTATTGGCGGGCGGCCAAACGGCCCTGTACGCTATATGCCATAGCTTTATCTGGATGTTGTAAAGCTTTTTCTAGGGCTTGCTGGGCCAATTCCTGTTCATCCAATGCATAATAGAGATGAGCGCCAATGGCCCATTGATTCACTTCGGGATTCTCCTCATTTTCAAAAAATGGGTAAAGCATTTTTGTGAGAACTAGTGGTATGGTTGAAGAAGTTGATTTTCCCCAAGTTTCAAAAATGTCCTTTTTAGTGGTTTTCGTCAAGCCCTTTTCAGCAATTAGCTGTTCATATTTGGGCAAGCGTTTTACATAAACCATAGCCACGGGGTCGGCATAGACCAAAACATAATTTGGGCTATCGTGTAGATGCACATAAAGGGTGGGAATTTGCTCAATAGGGCGGCGGAGCAAGACCACATATTCAAAATTGTATTTTTGGTCCTCTGCATCAAAAAGAGCTGGGTTTTGCAAGAGCTTTTCGTATTGGGCAAAAAAATCGGCGGGGAAAATATCGAGGTCTCTAAGGTCGATATACGTCTTGAAATCGGGCTGTAGTCGCCAAAGCAGATAAGCAGAGCTCAAATAATCGGCAAAGCCGCGGCCATTGATCTGCTGTTGGGCCATAAATTCGGCTGCTTTGACTGGGTTATGGCTATGGAGAACTTGCAAGCCAAATTGGTCGCGGCTCTCTGTCCATTTGTGGTAGTTGCCTGAAACGACTAGGCTATAGCTCCCAGCAAGAACCAAAGAGAGGCCCAGACTAACTCCTATTTGCCAGCTTTTTTGGACCAAGGGACGGATTAAGCGTTCTACTAAGGCCAAAAGAAAAGGGGCCGAGGCCAAAAGAAAGAAAGGAATATTTCTGTAGGCCGTCAAACTGAGGTAAAAGAGCAGGGCAGGCAGGACCAAATTGGGCCAGCCGAGCAACTGCCCAAGTTTGGGCCGGCCTTCTTTTGAGCCAAAGAGCAAAAGGCCCAAAAAGAGCAAGGCGGCGCCCAGAAAAAATAAATTGATATAGGCTTCTTTCATCCAGTAACTAGCTTCTAAATAAGAATTGAGTTCGCTGGTATATTTATTATTTTGAAGCTGTCCAAAAATATTGAAAGGATGGGCCCACATAGCTATACCTCTGGGGTTGATTGGAATAACCAGTAGAGCGCCTAAAATGGCTAGGGTTTGTTTTTTAGGCAGAGCCGTTGTTTTACCCATTAAAAAATATTGGGCCCAACTGCTGCCCAAAACGGCAAACATCAGGACCATACCGATACCGAAGGCTTCATGTAAATTGGTCCAAAGCAGTTGTAAGGGGATCAGCCAAAAGATACCATTATGTTCTGGTTTTTGGCTTTGGCGCAAAAAGAGGAAGAGGTAAATGGCTACTAGCAGATGCGAGCTCATTTCTGGCCGGCCAATGAGGCGGAAATCTAGGCCAAAAAGCAAGATGGGCAAGCCGATAGCGAAAGCCCAAGCCATACTTAATCCATTGCGGTTGGGGTCGAGTAGGCGAGCAGAAGCGGCAGAAAAATACATAAGGCCCAAGCTGATGAGCGCTTGGAGTAAAAAGACCATTTCTGGTCCACCCATTTTTTTGAACAAGACAATAATGGCTTCAAACAGCCATTTAACGTTAATCCAGTCTCGGCCCTCTTGAGTATAGGAAAAGGGGTCGGAATAAGTTACTGCGCCATTTTCCCAAATCCATTCTCCAGTGCGGTACATCCACCACAAGTCGGGCTCGCGGATAGATTTAAAAGAAAGGGCTAGGCCCAGTATAAACAAAAGGAAAAAGAGTAGCCATTTTGGCCCATGCTGTTTCCAGTTCATCGTTCCAATTAGTTTAAGGTCTAAAAATAATCAAGGGAGAGGAAGGGGATTGGCCCAGCGCTGCGGAGGGGTGGCCGAAGGCCAGACCGAGCAGGCGAAGCCTGCGAAGGGCCGAGCAGACCTGCGAGCCCCGCAGCATAGCGGCGGCCGACCTAGCCAAAGGCTAGCCGGCCGCGGGCCCCAAAATACAAGTTCATCAGAAAAAACAAACTAGATAAAAGGGCTAAATACTTTAATGTAGATGTTCTTCGTGGAGCTCAAAGCGCTCCTCTAGCCATTCTTGCATGGCTTTAAGGACCTCAGGGGCAAAAGTTTCCTCAAGTAGTTGATATTCGGTGATCGTACAGCTCTCGCAATGTTGAAAAAGGTGGTTGAGGCGGGGGAGTAAGACCACCGCCGTGGGATATTTCTCTTTTTGCAGTAGCAGTTGAGAGATGCGATCGAGGTTTTCGGGCCCTGCCACCTGAACATCTTCTCCGCCATTGAGGGCCAGCAAAGGGCAGCGGATGCGTTTGAGATATTTTTTGGGGTCTATACGTAGAAAACTGCGGAACCAAGGATCGTGTAAGGCTTGGCCCAGTTGTTTTACGCCAGCCTCTACGAGGCCAATTTCGGCCAATTGTAGTCGTTCTTTTTGGGGCAAGGCGCGCCAGACATCGAGAATATCGGTCACGAATTTATCCTTGCTTTTGTGGTCTTTTTTGACTGCTCTAGCATAGCAACTTATTAGGAAATTGCGTTGAGTTTGTAGGGTTGCTTCGGCAATGCCAGCCTGTTTGCCCAAGTCATAATTTTGTTGCAACATCAGCTCCGTAATTGGAAGTGCAGGACCTGCCAGCGAGACCACTGCGCCTAGTTTTTTGCCCCATTTGGCGCCTAGCATAAAGCTAATTAGTCCGCCTTCGCTATGGCCCATAACGACCAACTGTTTTTTATTGATTCTGGGATCTTGACTGAGGTAATGCAAGCAAGCATCGGCATCTTTGGCTAAATCATGGGTTGTGCTGCCTGCAAATTGGCCCTCTGATTTTCCAG
This window contains:
- a CDS encoding epimerase gives rise to the protein MKNKQIAIMGCGWLGAPLAEKLLAEGWEVYGSSRSLANLEGLQALGLKPFRMELPETLPAAADPIWQLPYYIVNLPPTPFMEFGPLAYAQSMALLAERMPRGAKLFFVSSTGVYGPQKGAVLETNNCRPAHARSQAVLAAEEALAPYRSKLDLSILRFGGLIGGPRKAGRFLAGKKEVPQPFRHLNLIHRSDCLGIFSALLAKENCPALLNVCAPKHPFAQDFYPKRAKLLGLEPPSFLPPAPHEKEEASYIATAALQQFLPDYIWQYPDPNEFP
- a CDS encoding toxin-antitoxin system YwqK family antitoxin, with the translated sequence MRAFYILLPILAISLASSSCIFSDLFGAGKQEFVADTVVAVPSIKDIRVQFLLTDTTNDVVRYWSDRSGRPIYQRSEESFIGQKRDGFQREWNEDGILILEAQWNKGLPIEYRIERYDDGSLKRKVLYNSQKGYARYEVNFHPNGRLKTDTILYNEGVKEGKINYYDTAGVLVEQHIFAENELVGIEIFRAEFENVFNKVAYLERSLVQDSIEAIRQDSVFRRVLGDVDPAAAKAGAGIAWKNDYNELENLRYLEGLMHPEKRLADSARADSLRNLNSTDEE
- a CDS encoding tetratricopeptide repeat protein, whose amino-acid sequence is MNWKQHGPKWLLFFLLFILGLALSFKSIREPDLWWMYRTGEWIWENGAVTYSDPFSYTQEGRDWINVKWLFEAIIVLFKKMGGPEMVFLLQALISLGLMYFSAASARLLDPNRNGLSMAWAFAIGLPILLFGLDFRLIGRPEMSSHLLVAIYLFLFLRQSQKPEHNGIFWLIPLQLLWTNLHEAFGIGMVLMFAVLGSSWAQYFLMGKTTALPKKQTLAILGALLVIPINPRGIAMWAHPFNIFGQLQNNKYTSELNSYLEASYWMKEAYINLFFLGAALLFLGLLLFGSKEGRPKLGQLLGWPNLVLPALLFYLSLTAYRNIPFFLLASAPFLLALVERLIRPLVQKSWQIGVSLGLSLVLAGSYSLVVSGNYHKWTESRDQFGLQVLHSHNPVKAAEFMAQQQINGRGFADYLSSAYLLWRLQPDFKTYIDLRDLDIFPADFFAQYEKLLQNPALFDAEDQKYNFEYVVLLRRPIEQIPTLYVHLHDSPNYVLVYADPVAMVYVKRLPKYEQLIAEKGLTKTTKKDIFETWGKSTSSTIPLVLTKMLYPFFENEENPEVNQWAIGAHLYYALDEQELAQQALEKALQHPDKAMAYSVQGRLAARQYLDPKSTAEQKAQAFKTGKMAFEQALALAPENLESLFGIGVLLAEEKQYAVAIQYFQAAKKLAPENPAITGRLNACYEALGQ
- a CDS encoding alpha/beta hydrolase family protein, encoding MHAYIFSFFRQIGLFLLCLSLPFFLTAQTQTDWVGDWSGTIEVQGMEIPIVFHIQEENGTLLLLMDSPKQGQFNLKFDKIEVYGPELKASWALANITYMGQWAAEEGIKGQWMQNGLILPLNLKKVDADELPQAPKRPQTPQPPFPYIEEQHYVITPKTNIRLEGTLTLPPNATDSTPVPAILLISGSGPQDRNSEIFGHQSFAVIADHFSRRGFAVFRYDDRGTGKSEGQFAGSTTHDLAKDADACLHYLSQDPRINKKQLVVMGHSEGGLISFMLGAKWGKKLGAVVSLAGPALPITELMLQQNYDLGKQAGIAEATLQTQRNFLISCYARAVKKDHKSKDKFVTDILDVWRALPQKERLQLAEIGLVEAGVKQLGQALHDPWFRSFLRIDPKKYLKRIRCPLLALNGGEDVQVAGPENLDRISQLLLQKEKYPTAVVLLPRLNHLFQHCESCTITEYQLLEETFAPEVLKAMQEWLEERFELHEEHLH